A region of [Bacteroides] pectinophilus DNA encodes the following proteins:
- a CDS encoding S8 family peptidase, which translates to MENEQTGSHITVAVLDTGIYPHRDFGSRIAVFKDFINGHSNAYDDNSHGTHVSGIIAGDGTASRGKYRGIAPGCNIAAVKVLDRNGEGSSKTVVEGIKWVIEHAEEYGIRIINLSFGTTPESTQGEDSVLVKAVEEAWDCGITVVSAAGNNGPGRGTVTVPGISRKIITVGSLDDRIYTDERGRKYANYSGRGPTKSCIVKPEIVTAGSGIVSCSNKRDGYTVKSGTSMAAPIVTAAIALLLQKKPYLTPAMVKMRLHDTAVSIRLPKEQQGWGMLDVKALLDS; encoded by the coding sequence TTGGAAAATGAGCAGACGGGCAGCCATATTACGGTAGCAGTTCTTGATACCGGAATATATCCACACAGAGATTTTGGCAGCAGGATAGCTGTATTTAAAGATTTTATAAATGGTCATTCTAATGCATATGATGACAATTCACACGGAACGCATGTGTCGGGAATAATAGCAGGTGACGGTACGGCTTCTCGCGGCAAATACAGAGGTATTGCACCCGGATGTAATATTGCGGCAGTCAAGGTACTTGACAGAAATGGGGAAGGGAGTTCTAAGACTGTTGTTGAAGGAATAAAGTGGGTCATTGAACATGCGGAAGAATATGGAATACGAATAATAAATCTTTCATTTGGAACAACACCTGAATCGACTCAGGGGGAAGATTCGGTTCTGGTAAAGGCTGTTGAGGAGGCATGGGACTGTGGTATAACAGTTGTGAGTGCGGCGGGAAATAACGGACCCGGACGTGGAACCGTGACTGTTCCCGGAATAAGCCGCAAGATAATAACTGTAGGGTCACTTGATGACAGGATATATACAGATGAACGTGGAAGAAAATATGCCAATTACTCCGGAAGAGGGCCTACAAAATCATGTATTGTCAAGCCGGAGATTGTTACTGCCGGTTCCGGAATAGTGTCGTGTTCTAATAAGAGGGACGGCTATACCGTGAAATCCGGCACATCTATGGCTGCACCTATAGTTACGGCGGCAATAGCTCTTCTGCTTCAGAAAAAGCCGTATCTTACACCGGCAATGGTGAAGATGCGCCTCCATGACACGGCAGTTTCCATAAGACTTCCAAAGGAGCAGCAGGGATGGGGAATGCTTGATGTAAAGGCACTGCTTGATTCATAG
- a CDS encoding DUF4179 domain-containing protein, which yields MKWLSELDDIKTPDSWIEDTLNMTSRKEDNRGRRREEKRGSVVKMHKGAGNIVKAAVVAGVLIAVSGGSVYAYNQYVAKYSMSNTASSLDHMGQSVDEDGNVYSYDAAQKVNETAVSSSDALSVEATNVITEAHQAVITLAVKSKNGEPIVYNDETRLSYPARQRFETAMVIVDDVPISGSGVSSGVWVQRVDDASVPSEARFELTVRASSVDFAGKDMKVRLTNFVDSWEVTKGIGFSYDSVADILAQGKAADSSSFKKVEKGKYADGSSQYEYALNPGSYKIKFSEQYPDAYIDNMGFGPRTDYDNTNAFYITVVPGRDADALEKLCFQNKTTGMMYNSTSIRKLDDGRIQVSVSPNQDRQYSRTNSGVYQNSTTDMLKNYRLVLNNPDKEPLTGNRYEGTWEFTVKSDESQAVADRVLKDLDITPDITSNYAVTGIRQVTLTDTEFAMEFDTDYTKWGNDKTLFTKFQKSIKIVMSNGSKISLGNKVGGGWSDRETAAEMDGRLPTFIDADDAVGIEIGGHLFKFE from the coding sequence ATGAAATGGTTATCTGAACTTGATGATATTAAGACACCGGATTCCTGGATTGAAGATACGCTTAATATGACTTCAAGAAAGGAAGATAACAGGGGACGAAGAAGAGAGGAAAAGCGAGGCAGTGTAGTAAAGATGCATAAGGGAGCAGGCAATATCGTTAAGGCGGCAGTTGTGGCAGGAGTGCTTATTGCCGTATCAGGGGGAAGTGTTTATGCATATAATCAGTATGTTGCAAAGTATTCAATGTCTAACACGGCATCATCATTAGACCACATGGGGCAGAGCGTTGATGAGGATGGCAATGTTTATTCATATGATGCAGCACAGAAGGTAAACGAGACAGCGGTATCAAGCTCGGATGCACTGTCGGTAGAGGCAACAAATGTGATAACCGAGGCACATCAGGCAGTGATCACACTTGCTGTTAAGAGTAAGAACGGAGAGCCTATTGTATATAATGATGAGACAAGGTTATCATATCCCGCACGTCAGAGATTTGAGACTGCAATGGTAATTGTAGATGATGTTCCAATCAGCGGCTCGGGAGTTTCTTCCGGCGTATGGGTCCAGAGGGTTGATGATGCATCAGTTCCTTCCGAGGCAAGATTTGAGCTTACAGTAAGAGCATCAAGTGTTGACTTTGCCGGCAAGGATATGAAGGTCAGACTTACAAACTTTGTGGATTCATGGGAAGTAACCAAAGGTATAGGCTTCAGTTATGACAGCGTTGCCGATATCCTTGCGCAGGGCAAGGCGGCTGACAGCAGCAGCTTTAAGAAGGTTGAGAAAGGTAAGTACGCGGACGGCTCATCACAGTATGAGTATGCACTTAATCCGGGAAGCTATAAGATTAAGTTCAGTGAGCAGTATCCTGATGCATATATCGATAATATGGGCTTTGGACCAAGAACAGATTATGACAATACGAATGCATTTTATATAACTGTTGTTCCGGGCAGGGATGCAGATGCTCTTGAGAAGCTGTGTTTCCAGAACAAGACAACGGGAATGATGTATAATTCAACATCAATAAGAAAGCTTGATGACGGAAGAATACAGGTATCCGTATCGCCTAATCAGGACAGACAGTATTCCAGGACCAACAGCGGTGTATATCAGAATTCCACAACAGATATGCTTAAGAATTACCGCCTTGTGCTGAACAACCCTGATAAGGAGCCGCTTACAGGCAACAGATATGAAGGCACATGGGAGTTCACTGTTAAGTCAGATGAGAGCCAGGCAGTAGCAGACAGGGTATTAAAGGATCTTGATATCACACCGGACATAACAAGTAACTACGCAGTTACCGGAATAAGACAGGTTACACTTACCGATACTGAATTTGCAATGGAATTTGATACAGATTATACAAAGTGGGGCAATGACAAGACTCTGTTCACAAAGTTCCAGAAGAGCATAAAGATTGTAATGAGCAACGGAAGTAAGATATCACTTGGCAATAAGGTTGGCGGCGGCTGGTCAGACAGAGAGACGGCAGCCGAGATGGACGGCAGGCTTCCTACATTCATTGATGCTGATGATGCCGTAGGTATAGAGATTGGAGGACATCTGTTTAAGTTTGAATAA
- a CDS encoding sigma-70 family RNA polymerase sigma factor gives MFGKRKEAHTAGSYYAGLDYEQAMRKYADMITRICIMRCGNTEDAKDCFQNVFIKLYTAEKHFETEEYLKAWLIQVAIHQCTDYHRQAWNRKVALEDDITKLDIHSGKSDEYEEESELLLMVKKLPDKYKDVLYLYYYEEYSVAQIAKLLGSNENTIKSVLKRGRDKIKIMIGGMGNEMVI, from the coding sequence ATGTTTGGAAAACGAAAAGAGGCACACACTGCCGGGTCTTACTATGCAGGACTTGATTACGAACAGGCAATGAGAAAATATGCTGACATGATAACAAGAATCTGCATTATGCGGTGTGGAAATACCGAAGATGCCAAGGATTGTTTCCAGAATGTCTTCATTAAGCTTTATACCGCGGAAAAGCATTTTGAGACGGAGGAATATCTTAAAGCATGGCTGATTCAGGTTGCAATACACCAGTGTACGGATTATCACAGACAGGCATGGAACAGAAAGGTCGCACTTGAGGATGATATTACAAAATTAGATATACATTCGGGAAAGAGCGATGAGTATGAAGAAGAATCAGAACTCCTGCTTATGGTAAAAAAGCTGCCGGATAAGTATAAGGATGTTCTTTATCTCTACTATTATGAGGAGTACAGCGTGGCACAGATTGCAAAGCTGCTTGGCTCCAATGAGAATACAATTAAGTCGGTTCTTAAAAGGGGAAGAGATAAGATTAAGATTATGATAGGAGGAATGGGCAATGAAATGGTTATCTGA
- a CDS encoding glycoside hydrolase family 28 protein, with protein sequence METDIKMDISFKVERPVFREAQYDIRDYGAVAGGRVSNTEAINAAIRTCSEEGGGHVIVPSGLWLTGPVRILTGVDLHVENGAVLMFDKNREEYPLIISDYEGQPRIRTVSPIMAADAQNVAITGEGTIDGNGELWRPLKKFKVTQRQWDKFVATSPDTVIPTNEGGMWFPTVTSYDGCMEGEPSLDDPDALKKAERHYDFYRPVMVNFVRCDRVLIDGVTLQNSPAWNVHPLLCTNLTVSNAFIKNPYYAQNGDGIDVESCQYVEIYNTKFEVGDDGICLKSGKNEIGRRIKTPTKYVYIHDCTVMHAHGGFVVGSEMSRGMSEVYVQNCAFMGTDVGIRFKSQLGRGGIVENINLENINMTGIVGEAIIFTMGYSLYKLEHEKKDEDVFVSTEDIPVFRNVNMKNITCVGAKTAFKAEGIAFPEGKGMPTVYGITLEDSEITADSGLTISNAQDIHMKNVTLHIAGEDIRIDNDENVR encoded by the coding sequence ATGGAGACTGATATTAAGATGGATATAAGCTTTAAAGTTGAACGTCCCGTATTCAGGGAAGCACAGTATGATATAAGAGATTACGGAGCTGTAGCGGGCGGACGTGTGTCCAATACAGAAGCAATCAATGCTGCAATAAGAACATGCTCGGAAGAAGGCGGTGGGCATGTAATTGTACCTTCCGGATTGTGGCTTACGGGACCGGTAAGAATACTTACGGGTGTTGACCTTCATGTAGAGAATGGTGCGGTGCTTATGTTTGACAAGAACAGGGAGGAATATCCGCTTATTATCTCAGATTATGAGGGACAGCCGAGAATCAGGACAGTGTCTCCGATAATGGCAGCAGACGCGCAGAATGTTGCCATAACAGGTGAAGGAACAATAGACGGTAATGGAGAACTGTGGAGACCTCTTAAGAAGTTTAAGGTTACACAGAGGCAGTGGGACAAGTTTGTTGCGACAAGCCCTGATACAGTAATTCCGACTAATGAAGGCGGAATGTGGTTTCCTACAGTTACTTCATATGACGGCTGCATGGAAGGTGAACCGTCTTTGGATGACCCGGATGCGCTTAAGAAGGCAGAAAGACATTATGATTTTTACAGGCCGGTAATGGTTAATTTTGTAAGATGCGACAGAGTGCTTATCGATGGAGTTACGCTTCAGAATTCACCGGCATGGAACGTGCATCCGCTTCTTTGTACCAATCTTACAGTAAGTAACGCATTTATAAAGAATCCATATTATGCACAGAATGGTGATGGTATAGATGTTGAATCATGTCAGTATGTGGAGATTTACAATACAAAGTTTGAAGTAGGTGATGACGGAATCTGTCTTAAGTCCGGTAAGAATGAGATTGGACGCAGAATCAAGACTCCTACTAAGTATGTATATATCCATGATTGTACCGTAATGCATGCACATGGCGGATTTGTTGTCGGAAGTGAGATGTCACGCGGCATGAGCGAGGTTTATGTGCAGAACTGTGCATTCATGGGTACTGACGTGGGAATAAGATTCAAGAGCCAGCTTGGACGAGGTGGTATTGTTGAGAATATTAATCTTGAGAATATCAATATGACAGGCATTGTAGGTGAAGCAATAATATTTACAATGGGATATTCTCTTTATAAGCTTGAGCATGAGAAGAAGGATGAGGATGTGTTTGTGAGCACTGAAGATATTCCGGTATTCCGTAATGTCAATATGAAGAATATCACCTGCGTTGGCGCTAAGACAGCCTTCAAGGCAGAAGGAATTGCATTCCCTGAGGGGAAGGGCATGCCTACGGTATATGGAATAACCCTTGAGGATTCGGAGATTACCGCGGACAGCGGACTTACAATAAGCAATGCACAGGATATCCACATGAAGAATGTGACACTGCATATTGCCGGTGAGGATATCCGCATAGATAATGATGAGAATGTAAGATAG
- a CDS encoding methyl-accepting chemotaxis protein, with translation MEDNSFKELGTILEGLDESQDRLEKDAFDVINSSDTSLNMVRDSIGSVEEILKMISDMNEVVNDASEKINQLEQLSAQIEKFVTVISGIANKTNILSLNASIEAARAGEQGRGFAVVAGEVRNLAAQSSKSSREITDTIAKVQSSVKDAIDSMHSIYDNAQKQQEKAGVVSDVLNKVVDAAYTANEAARNIENEVAVQRDITDEAKKKINK, from the coding sequence ATGGAAGACAATTCATTTAAGGAACTCGGAACTATCCTGGAAGGACTTGATGAGTCACAGGACAGACTTGAAAAGGATGCATTTGACGTTATTAATTCGTCTGATACTTCTCTTAATATGGTAAGAGACAGCATCGGAAGTGTAGAAGAGATTCTTAAGATGATAAGCGACATGAATGAAGTTGTTAATGATGCATCTGAGAAGATAAACCAGCTTGAACAGCTTTCAGCACAGATTGAGAAGTTTGTCACTGTAATAAGCGGAATTGCCAACAAGACGAATATCCTTTCACTTAATGCATCGATAGAGGCTGCCAGGGCCGGTGAACAGGGAAGAGGATTTGCGGTTGTGGCAGGAGAGGTACGTAATCTCGCAGCGCAGTCATCTAAGTCATCAAGAGAGATAACTGACACGATTGCCAAGGTGCAGTCATCGGTAAAGGATGCAATAGATTCAATGCACAGCATTTATGATAATGCACAGAAACAGCAGGAGAAGGCAGGTGTGGTCAGCGACGTACTTAATAAAGTTGTTGATGCTGCATATACAGCTAACGAGGCTGCACGTAATATTGAGAATGAGGTCGCCGTACAGCGTGACATAACGGATGAGGCAAAAAAGAAGATTAATAAGTAA
- the radA gene encoding DNA repair protein RadA, translating to MAKSKTAFFCRECGYESAKWSGQCPACKEWNTFVEEPVGAKTSKGRAASLHESAAPVTLKDISTEDADRTPTGFEEMDRVLGGGIVEGSLVLVGGDPGIGKSTLLLQMCRNVSAAGKNVLYISGEESLKQIKLRAGRIGDFTDNMQLLCETNLEAVESAIKSVKPDIVIIDSIQTMYREEISSAPGSVSQVRESTSVLMQIAKSMGISIFIVGHVTKEGVVAGPRVLEHMVDTVLYFEGDRNAAYRIVRSVKNRFGSTNEIGVFEMRENGLNEVANPSEYMLSGKPEGASGSVVVCLMEGTRPMLVEVQALVCDSGFGMARRTAAGTDYNRVNLLMAVIEKRVGIHLGGCDAYVNVAGGLKVNEPALDLGIVMALVSSFRNREIDSGTIIFGEVGLAGEVRAVSQPQQRINEAVKLGFDTCILPEVCLKNVTDNGKIKLIGVRNLSDALEIFV from the coding sequence ATGGCGAAGAGTAAGACAGCTTTCTTCTGCAGGGAATGCGGATATGAATCTGCCAAGTGGTCGGGGCAGTGTCCGGCATGCAAGGAGTGGAATACATTTGTTGAGGAGCCTGTAGGGGCAAAGACTTCAAAGGGGCGTGCGGCGTCATTACATGAGTCTGCTGCCCCTGTAACACTTAAGGATATAAGCACTGAGGATGCGGACAGGACACCTACGGGCTTTGAAGAAATGGACAGAGTGCTTGGGGGCGGGATTGTAGAAGGTTCTCTTGTTCTTGTAGGGGGAGACCCGGGAATAGGTAAGTCAACACTTCTTCTTCAGATGTGCCGCAATGTCTCTGCAGCGGGTAAGAATGTACTGTATATATCAGGTGAGGAGTCACTTAAGCAGATTAAGTTAAGAGCAGGACGTATTGGTGATTTTACGGATAATATGCAGCTTTTGTGCGAGACGAATCTTGAGGCGGTAGAGTCGGCAATTAAGTCAGTTAAGCCTGATATTGTAATAATCGATTCAATCCAGACTATGTATCGTGAGGAGATAAGCTCTGCACCGGGAAGTGTAAGCCAGGTAAGGGAATCTACTTCTGTTCTTATGCAGATAGCAAAGAGCATGGGAATATCAATATTTATTGTAGGCCATGTGACTAAGGAAGGTGTTGTTGCGGGCCCGAGAGTGCTTGAACATATGGTGGATACAGTGCTGTATTTTGAAGGTGACCGCAATGCGGCATACAGAATTGTAAGAAGTGTCAAGAACAGATTCGGTTCCACTAATGAGATTGGTGTGTTTGAGATGAGAGAGAATGGTCTTAACGAAGTCGCCAATCCTTCAGAATATATGCTGAGCGGTAAGCCGGAGGGGGCGTCAGGCTCGGTTGTTGTATGCCTTATGGAGGGAACAAGACCTATGCTTGTTGAGGTTCAGGCACTTGTCTGCGATTCCGGCTTTGGAATGGCAAGGAGAACGGCGGCAGGAACAGATTACAACCGTGTCAATCTCCTTATGGCAGTTATTGAGAAGAGGGTAGGAATACATCTCGGAGGCTGCGATGCCTATGTAAATGTTGCCGGCGGACTTAAGGTTAATGAGCCGGCACTTGACCTTGGAATTGTAATGGCACTTGTGTCGAGCTTCAGAAATCGTGAGATAGATTCGGGAACGATAATATTCGGAGAAGTCGGACTTGCCGGAGAAGTAAGGGCGGTAAGCCAGCCGCAGCAGAGAATTAATGAAGCGGTTAAGCTTGGCTTTGACACGTGTATTTTGCCGGAGGTATGCTTGAAAAATGTTACAGATAATGGTAAAATCAAGCTTATAGGTGTGCGTAATCTGAGTGATGCGCTGGAAATATTTGTGTAA
- a CDS encoding endosialidase, which yields MPVVKELIRTEADGTLSFGNYKLDTKSKLSDYEYCGDSYKVKTFNEITKLERNGMFVYESVPGTAVNEFRQNEKETSFKVEGDNDAQITLEMEEGAEYEVSVNGDYAGKMKTNIGGKLVLSVDLQEGNATTVVITKA from the coding sequence ATGCCAGTAGTTAAAGAGCTTATCCGTACCGAAGCTGACGGAACACTTAGTTTCGGTAACTATAAGTTAGATACAAAGTCAAAGCTTTCAGATTATGAATATTGCGGAGATTCCTATAAGGTCAAGACGTTTAATGAGATTACAAAGCTTGAGCGTAACGGAATGTTCGTATATGAGTCCGTACCGGGAACGGCTGTCAATGAATTCAGACAGAATGAGAAAGAGACAAGCTTTAAGGTAGAAGGAGATAATGATGCCCAGATTACTCTTGAGATGGAAGAGGGAGCTGAGTATGAGGTCTCGGTTAACGGGGATTATGCAGGCAAGATGAAGACTAACATCGGCGGTAAGCTTGTTTTAAGTGTAGATCTTCAGGAAGGTAATGCTACAACAGTGGTTATCACTAAGGCATAA
- a CDS encoding ATP-dependent Clp protease ATP-binding subunit: protein MQSRFTKKAEEALQAAGLVAVQLGHGYIGSEHILIGLLQTEDSLASAVLERHDVDEERIIDLVNQLITPDDGIGVKEPSGYTPRARRILEAASREAIRFKSPLIGTEHLLIAIIKESDSVAARLLNTIGVNIKKLYVDLMMAMGEDTGNYKEDFQNGKPRDRKNSTQTLDQYSRDLTQLVREGKLDPVIGREKEIERVIQILSRRTKNNPCLIGEPGVGKTAIAEGIAAKIAAGDVPDTIKDKRLVTLDLSGMVAGSKYRGEFEERIKKVIAEVKQAGNVLLFLDELHTIIGAGGAEGAIDASNILKPSLARGEIQLIGATTLEEYRKYIEKDAALERRFQPVRVEEPSEEEAVLILKGLRPKYEEHHKVTITDEAVEAAVKMSSRYINDRFLPDKAIDLIDEAASRVRLSSYAMPDSIKKLESQISQLENEKEDCIRHEAYEDAGEIKKKQNKLREKVKKSREEWEKTKTEQQLFVGENEIADVVAMWTKIPVQKLAVAESERLMKLEETLHARVVGQDEAVTAVARAIRRGRVGLKDPKRPIGSFLFLGPTGVGKTELSKALADAMFGSESALIRVDMSEYMEKHTVSKIIGSPPGYVGYDEGGQLSEKVRRNPYSVILFDEIEKAHPDVFNILLQVLDDGHITDSTGRVVDFKNTVIIMTSNAGAENIVAPKTLGFNVGSDEKQNHELMKGRVMEEVRRLFKPEFLNRIDEIIVFHVLNKSHMEKIVDIMIKNVNARTLEQMKISIELTEEAKQYIIDKGYDSKYGARPLRRAIQTEIEDPMAEKILEGTIKQGNRVLVTCKDGKLDFERKRGYNR, encoded by the coding sequence ATGCAGAGCAGATTTACAAAGAAAGCAGAAGAGGCGCTGCAGGCTGCAGGGCTTGTGGCAGTCCAGCTTGGACACGGGTATATAGGATCAGAACATATACTTATCGGACTTCTTCAGACAGAGGATTCGCTTGCGTCTGCGGTGCTTGAAAGACACGATGTTGACGAAGAAAGGATAATTGATCTTGTTAACCAGCTGATAACACCTGATGATGGGATTGGTGTTAAGGAACCGTCAGGTTACACACCGAGGGCAAGAAGAATTCTTGAGGCAGCTTCAAGAGAGGCGATTAGATTTAAGTCTCCGCTTATCGGAACAGAGCATCTTCTTATTGCAATAATCAAGGAGTCAGACAGTGTTGCAGCAAGGCTTCTTAACACAATAGGTGTCAATATCAAAAAGCTTTATGTGGATCTTATGATGGCCATGGGCGAAGATACAGGCAATTACAAAGAAGATTTCCAGAATGGAAAGCCGAGAGACAGAAAGAACAGTACACAGACACTCGATCAGTATAGCAGAGATCTGACACAGCTTGTCAGGGAAGGTAAGCTTGACCCTGTCATAGGAAGAGAAAAAGAAATCGAGAGAGTAATACAGATATTAAGCAGACGTACTAAGAATAATCCGTGCCTTATAGGCGAACCGGGTGTTGGTAAGACTGCAATTGCTGAGGGCATAGCTGCCAAGATAGCCGCAGGCGATGTGCCTGACACAATAAAGGACAAGAGACTTGTAACGCTTGATCTTTCAGGCATGGTTGCAGGTTCCAAGTATCGTGGGGAATTTGAAGAGAGAATAAAGAAGGTAATTGCTGAAGTAAAGCAGGCAGGTAATGTGCTTTTGTTCCTCGATGAACTCCATACAATAATCGGAGCCGGCGGTGCGGAAGGAGCAATTGATGCATCCAATATACTTAAGCCGTCACTTGCGAGAGGTGAGATACAGCTTATAGGTGCGACAACACTTGAAGAGTATCGTAAGTACATTGAGAAGGATGCGGCGCTTGAAAGAAGATTCCAGCCGGTAAGGGTTGAAGAACCTTCAGAAGAAGAGGCAGTTCTTATACTCAAGGGTCTCAGACCTAAGTATGAGGAACACCATAAGGTAACGATTACTGACGAGGCGGTTGAAGCAGCAGTAAAGATGTCATCAAGATATATTAATGACAGATTTCTTCCTGATAAGGCTATAGACCTTATAGATGAGGCAGCTTCAAGGGTAAGGCTTTCATCATACGCAATGCCGGATTCAATTAAGAAGCTTGAGAGCCAGATATCACAGCTTGAGAATGAAAAAGAAGACTGCATACGCCATGAGGCATATGAGGATGCAGGAGAGATAAAGAAAAAGCAGAATAAGCTTCGTGAAAAGGTTAAGAAAAGCCGTGAAGAATGGGAGAAGACTAAGACAGAGCAGCAGCTTTTTGTGGGTGAGAATGAGATTGCTGATGTTGTTGCAATGTGGACTAAGATTCCGGTACAGAAGCTGGCAGTTGCAGAGTCAGAGAGGCTTATGAAGCTTGAGGAGACTCTTCATGCAAGAGTTGTCGGTCAGGATGAAGCGGTAACGGCCGTTGCCAGGGCTATAAGGCGTGGACGTGTAGGACTTAAGGATCCTAAGAGACCTATAGGTTCATTCCTGTTCTTAGGACCTACAGGTGTAGGTAAGACGGAGCTTTCAAAGGCACTTGCAGACGCAATGTTTGGAAGTGAGAGTGCACTCATACGAGTTGATATGTCTGAGTATATGGAGAAGCATACGGTTTCTAAGATAATTGGTTCACCTCCGGGATATGTAGGATATGATGAGGGCGGCCAGCTTAGTGAAAAAGTACGCCGTAATCCATATTCCGTAATACTTTTTGATGAGATTGAAAAGGCACATCCGGATGTATTTAACATACTTCTTCAGGTGCTTGATGATGGACATATAACTGATTCTACGGGAAGAGTTGTCGATTTTAAGAATACGGTAATCATAATGACATCCAACGCCGGAGCTGAGAATATTGTTGCACCTAAGACGCTTGGATTCAATGTCGGCAGCGATGAGAAGCAGAATCATGAGCTGATGAAGGGCCGTGTGATGGAAGAGGTAAGAAGACTCTTCAAGCCTGAATTCCTTAACCGTATTGATGAGATAATTGTGTTCCATGTTCTTAATAAGAGCCACATGGAGAAGATTGTTGATATCATGATTAAGAATGTTAATGCAAGAACTCTTGAGCAGATGAAGATTTCAATTGAACTCACTGAAGAGGCAAAGCAATATATAATCGACAAAGGATATGATTCCAAGTATGGCGCAAGACCGTTGAGGAGAGCGATACAGACGGAGATTGAAGACCCTATGGCTGAGAAGATTCTTGAAGGAACAATTAAGCAGGGAAACCGTGTCCTTGTTACATGTAAGGATGGAAAGCTTGATTTTGAGCGCAAGAGAGGCTATAACAGATAG
- a CDS encoding ATP--guanido phosphotransferase — MARWFENNGPDSDVVISSRVRLARNIRDYNFSLKLDGKSASDMIDKTMTELSGCMEFADYTGYNFKDLNEYQKHAMEERHTISRFLMEQKYAAGLVSPEEDVSVMINEEDHIRIQSFVSGRDMKSAYQKASSADDIIGRHVPYAYHEKYGYLTTCLSSVGTGMRASYMLHLPALSGTGQLAGIIGELGRFGLKMTSVFGEGSSSPGDIYRISNQTTLGLTEQELIDNLDNIAGQIIEQERLGRQQYMKLQQVAAEDAAYRSYGVLRYARKLSLKDALVLLSEFRMGLALGMFGDNIEKGYSVYQLMIGIQPYNLQLACNSRLELTELEVARATFIRNNLPQIV; from the coding sequence ATGGCCAGATGGTTTGAGAATAATGGGCCTGACAGTGATGTCGTAATATCGAGCCGTGTCAGGCTTGCAAGGAATATCAGGGATTATAATTTCTCATTGAAGCTGGATGGGAAATCAGCTTCTGACATGATAGATAAGACTATGACAGAGTTATCCGGGTGTATGGAATTTGCAGATTACACAGGATATAATTTTAAGGATCTTAACGAATATCAGAAGCATGCGATGGAAGAGAGGCATACAATAAGCAGATTCCTTATGGAGCAGAAGTATGCTGCGGGACTTGTATCACCTGAAGAAGATGTATCAGTTATGATTAATGAAGAAGACCATATAAGGATACAGAGCTTTGTCTCAGGCAGAGATATGAAGAGTGCGTACCAAAAGGCTTCATCGGCAGATGATATAATAGGCAGGCATGTACCGTATGCATATCACGAGAAGTACGGATATCTGACAACGTGTCTTTCAAGTGTGGGAACAGGAATGAGAGCGTCATATATGCTTCACCTTCCGGCTTTGTCGGGTACGGGGCAGCTTGCAGGAATTATAGGTGAGCTTGGAAGATTCGGACTTAAGATGACAAGTGTGTTTGGTGAGGGAAGTTCTTCACCGGGGGATATCTACAGAATATCCAATCAGACTACGCTTGGGCTTACCGAACAGGAACTGATTGATAATCTTGATAATATAGCAGGGCAGATAATTGAACAGGAGCGTCTTGGAAGACAGCAGTATATGAAGCTTCAGCAGGTAGCAGCAGAGGATGCGGCTTACAGGTCATACGGAGTGTTAAGATATGCAAGGAAGCTGTCGCTTAAGGATGCACTTGTGCTGCTGTCTGAATTCAGAATGGGGCTTGCGCTCGGCATGTTTGGAGATAATATTGAAAAAGGGTATTCCGTATATCAGCTTATGATAGGAATACAGCCATATAATCTGCAGCTTGCCTGCAACAGCAGGCTGGAGCTTACTGAGCTTGAAGTTGCGAGAGCAACATTTATAAGGAATAATCTTCCTCAAATAGTATAA